Within Scomber japonicus isolate fScoJap1 chromosome 18, fScoJap1.pri, whole genome shotgun sequence, the genomic segment gttaaataaaaatttaaatacaTACTTTTTCATTTGCAAGGCTCTTGGTGTGGGTCTGCTGGTCCTTAATAATGTCGTCCTTCAGTTTTTCTATTCGCTGTTTGTACTTCACCGTCATTTCACGCGCATCCTCTCGGTTGTCATTCAGCTCCTTCTGCACTTCAAGAATCTGCTCATATTTTTTCTGTGGACAAAAAACTGCGTCtcaattgttttatttctcctttttacCTATCTGCCTTTGCTCTTAGTCTACAAgtaattacactaaatgatgcttatttttatatcttttcttcatttaagtgttcatgttttcattaaatGTCGTCTGTGAGCTTCTTATATTATCACAGGTTAATAAAAAGTGTCTTGTGCatctttttataaacatttccacaaattcAGATATATTATGTTTAAAAGTTTCAACAGCTGATtggtgtaaaaacataaaaacactgaatgatcCTTTTTAAATTGCTCTTCTAAAGCTTTAAAAAGTTGTTTAGTAGATGCGCACTGGAATAAAAGACAAGGTGTTGGACCAAAAGACTAAATCTGTAAAGGCAGAAAAATGTCTGTacactgtagctcccaatgcagatATGGTTTAATGGGACATCTCAATTTTCATGTGTCAATATGTGAGACTCTTCTTCTAATCTTCATTATTTATGCAGCATGATATACGGTGCTTTCAATGAGTGAAATACTCAAAGATAAAAAGACTTATTTGTTCAGCCTGAAGCTGAATTTAAgtagaaaatgtaatttcaagcTTGTAACGAGCCACAAAATCAGCAAAGTGCATGCACATTATCACATCTTATTAATGCTGTTGCTGagattttttgtttattttcaaataaaaagcttttttaatgtgtcaGTCTCACCCAGAGATCCTGGACCTGCTGTTATTATGAGAAAGTGTATTAAAAGGACGCTTTTTAAAAGATTTGCTCTTCTTTGCAGTAGAGTTTCATCTTATCTGACGTTAAAACCCTGTGAAGAAAGTACGAGCCGCACTGCAGTGAGCGATGAGTGAAGATGCACCTTGAAAGAGTTGATTGAAGCTTGAATTCCTTCTAAACTTTCCTCAAACTCTGGACTTGTCACCAGCGAGAAATcctgaaacacaaagacacacaagcGTTTGTCAAAGAGGAGAATAAACTGCTTCTTCTCTACAGGAACTTACCAAAATAAGATACTCGATATGTAATAATTCAACATTGCATTGGTTTATCTGTGTACTACTCACTTCCTGTATTTGATACACTCCCTTTCCGTAAAGATTGTGTCATTAgctaatttattttcttaagtgtaaatgtgttttgcccttgcttaaagtgtttttttgctcatgtaattttgttttattgtatgtaaaagtgttttttccaaaatgttaaatttgtctcaagccttataaaaatgtttcacaCTAATGCTGTAATTGTTTAGGCATCGTATTAGTCTCTATATGATGGATTCAGATAGTTAGACAGAAGAGATAAAGAGATGTGAAAGTGTCAAGAGAAGAAGATGAGCATGgtagtttatttagtttattattattattatgttatggTTTATTTAGAAGCAGAGGAAACATATCGCTCACTTTCACTCCGTTAATCATCTCCGCATCATTTCCACTATTTGGTACACTCCCTTTCCGTGAAGATTGTGTCATTTGTAAAAGTATTATTCTCTTTATTGTATGGTCTGTAAAAATGTTATTAGtatttactgtcattttatattaatacaCAATGAAATACAGTTTGGCAGAAATCCTAAATTTAACAGCTTATATGAAACCAAAATGAACAGaagaatataataatataatatacaggTTTATGAAAGTTACTTgtaaatgtaataggttacagattcctttaaaatgtgtaatgtaactatttcaattacttataTAAATGGTTAAATAGTATAGTTAACTTGTTTTGCACTTCCAGGCCACCGTAGGCCTAATGTAGCATGAAAACAAATGAGTCATCTTGTAAGTGAAACTAGTTTagttatacaataaaacattaaaaaaatctcctTGTGTGAAAGTTTCAGTGTTGCAAAAAGCCCAACAATCATCAAACTCACagattcatttaattaaatctaatgtgtgtatatattattttatttatctagcaacacacacaaaaaaacccataaaaatGACGCCTCACCTCATCTGAAGACATGATGAAAAAGTAGtctgaaataaaacacatattaaagacattaaagcTTCCACTCATAAATAGTATTAGAGAGTGgattaaacagagaaaagagtgtTAAACTAAACTTTTATAGATGAACTGAATGTCCTGATTTCAGATAAACAAACCTACGCCTTGACAATGATTATGAAActtaatatatatgtgtgtgtgtgtgtaacagcccttataatgtataaaaaatgGATTCCTCAATGCTAAACTCACATAAACGTGTTATTGttagtataaaataaacatgtaaacTTATATTTTTCCACTAAAAAAGCTGCTTACCTCTTATCGACCGTCTCTGCTGAGTGCTatcatttattctttcactttctttttcaatGAAATAAAGTGATCATTATTTCCTCCAGCAGATGTCGCTACGCTACGAGGATGCGTTCAGGTGCTGTCGGACAAACTGGCTCTCTTGCGTTTCAGTATGCACAAACTAGACGGTGGGCCAAGGGGAGATTACGTGTCGAACCCCACCGAGGGAAGACCTAATTTTATGTGTACAACATCGTAatttttcaacaaattaaaCCAAAAATTGTTGACACTCTTacctcttgcacatttttttgtttatcggTAACTTTGTCTGAGTTAACGGTTCCGGCAAACTGAGCGGGCAGCTATACTCGGGGTCCGACATTGATGACGTCAGCAGTTATTGTCCAATGACACGCCTCGAAATTGCCCGGGGGggtttaacttcttttttttttcttgttgaaaCTACGCTTGCTAGCAAACACCGTAGACATGTCTATGGCAAACACCATAAAAATGGAGTGCTGTATGCATGTTGTTGAAAAAGATGGTCGTATAACCCCGTTTACAGACACCGGATGGAAGAAATTTACAACTTCTGTGTTTCTCTGGAAAGACCTTGGTACCAGAGAGAGTACTGTGGCAGAAGAGGCAGTGCTGAGGTTTAAACTTACAACCCAGGTTTGTTGTCATACTATATAGTGGTTGTGTTATGTGGATGGCTTTAGCTTGCCAAGAGactgaaaatggaaataaactgtgactatatatttttattttatttattatgtgtgtgcgttcattaattgtccctttttaaataagTTAACTGTGAACCTCAAACTTCAGGAACCTGCTGCTATTCCAGCTAAATATGGCTACCACAGAGACTGCTACAGCCACTTCACCAACGTGACCAACATAAGACGAGCCCAGAGAAGATTTGAAAAGGCACCTTTATTTCACGAAGAAGCTGAAAAAGAGGGTAAGGTGTCCAATAGAAGAAAAGAATAGTCATGTCAATGTGAATGTTGAACTTCAGCTGTGAATCTGTGAAGAAAAAGAATAGAAATtagcatgaaaacacaatgacattatgCACATTACATTTGAGAACCAAACTTTGTCTTTAACTCGTATGACATAAGTTTATTACACTGTTTCTTAGAATTATGTGGGggacaaaaaaacagatataaCAACTTTCTCGCTGGATGTTCCTGGTGTTTCCTCCTGAGCCCCCTGCAGcacataaatgttaaaatatgaattagaTTACTTCAGTTTAAGTTACAATGCCtggtgccacacacacacacacacacacacacacacacacacatacacacacaggaagtcaatGGGACAAAAATGTCCACTAACTATAAATTCAGGAGATAAAGTGAAAATCTGACACTACAAAATAACTAATGCATCAAAGTAAGTTTTGTTACCAATCTTACACAAACAAAAGATTTCCCACCTCAGATCATTTACTATATTGAAAGTCAGtcattttgtgtcttctttttttttttttgccaaaatcAGTTGCACCCCATAATTAAATTGCCAATAAAAAtggtaaacaataaaaaaaatagtagttAGTATTTTTGATAAGAACTCAGGTTGATTGAAAGttgatatatacacacatatacatatggCCTATTTTTAGAGTAGCTGATGTTTTGTCCCcttctgtaaattaaagagtttTTTGGAAGTCTGACTgagggttaaaataataattgtgatGCTAGCTACTAACCTGACATCTTTAATCTGTTATAATGTAATGGAAGAGAAGCCTAAATGTGTTGTCTGCTTCTTGCTTTTTAGAGCCAGAGGtagaaagagaagcagaggatggtgatgatggtgatgatggtgagggAACTGCAGCAAAGACGCAGGCTCTGAGCTCAcacacctctgacctctgcacATCCAAGCGGGCTCCACACCTTCTGCCAGTTCACTGCATTATctgcaaacatgaaaaatacaaacGCGAAACATACACCcggaaaagaatgaaagaaaaactaatTCGGTGTGGAACACTCACAGCCGGGAAATTGCTTCTTGCAGCTGAGGGACGGAAAGATGAGAGTCTGCTTCTGCACATTCGGGACAGGGACTTGGTGGCCAGCGAAGCGAGATACCACTTCACCTGCTTCAGAGACTATACTCGCTATCTTTCTAAAAAGACAAATGAGACCGAGAGCAACTTGTATGAAAATGGGTACAAGTACTTCTGTGAGAGCGTGATTGAGGAGAGGCTTTTAAGAGGACGAGAGGTGCTTCGACTTTGTAGGCTGAATATGCTTTTTAAAGACGTTGTAAGACAAAGGGAAGGACTCAGCATATCATCTTACAAGGCACATTCTCTGAAGGCCAGACTCCAGAAGTCGCATCCTTTCTTAAAATTTCAGAAAGCACCAACAACTTACTTTGTGTATGTTGATGATCTGACAGCTGAGGAGATCCTTCAGGAAAAtgctgcctcctcttcctcctcttcctcatctgacGCTGAAGCTGAAGGCAATGATGCAGACACTCCAGGGTCAAGTCACACAAAACATAACACTGGCATCATCACAAAAGATAGTTCTCGGCTATTATATCACGCAGCTCTCACACTCAGAGATATCATTCACAACACAGCAAACAGTTCACCAGAGCTCCCTTGGCCTCCAGCAGCAGAAGACCTGACACATGAGAGTGCCCTAAACATGGTACCAGATCAACTTTTTAACTTTGTCGCACGGACATGTGGAGTTTCAATGGAACCGTCGGACAATGAGTGTGTTGAGGTCACGttggaagacagaaggaagatagTCTCGACCTGTCAGGACATCATTACCATGAGCACCAAAGGCACATGACtggctcagctcagctcagctcataAGGCTTGCTGCTGAATGGTCTCGGCCACAGCTCGTCCTATTCCCACAGAAGGAGCCTTGAGTGTAGGCCTGAATGTAGGCCCCTGAATGTCATGGCTGGAAGATGGCAGGAGATTTCTTGGAAATGGACTGGATGACCCTTCCCCAGCTCCAGAGGCAAACCTTGAAGTGGTGCACTGCTCTGGTTGCACCTGCAAAATACACGAGCTGCCATGTACAAACTTGTGGCAATAGGTCATTTGAAGATGAGTAGTGGTTCCAGGGCCAGCATGAGAGGAGAGAACACCTTTCATCAGTACTGTTCATGTTAATGTTATTTGTTTCTGTAAATATGTTACGAAGCATTCTGACTTATTAATTGTTGGATATTATAATAAAGTTTACTAAACAACAGTGTATGGTTTGAGCATTATTTCTCATTGTCCGGCATGGGAGTATttagggctgggccgatatgcttttgtgctGATTCGATTCTCTAACGATTTTTGGGTCTCGATTCAATTTTaccaattattgtgattttctttccttaaacaagaacaggttgaaccaaacacttgataacacatcataagtcatatttacaaaaaacacatcagtttgtgagatttatgtTTAAAACTGTtcacctgccctcacaaaaaacattgtaTGAGAATCAatttttttggcccagccctagGAGTATTACCTAGTGGGAATATTGTTAGTCTGTTACTGCTAAATGAAATTAACTCAAGTTTCACATAATTGAAATGGCACGAAGCTGGTTTAAATACAACAGCTTAGTCCATTTTGTATCTAATAACTGACTGGGGTATATACCACAAAGAACCATGTGTTTTGATCATTTAAACAAAAGTAGATAAATGTAGCACCAAAACTATATTAGAAACAGgtatatacataaaaatattaaatatactcACTTTAATTCAACATCTAACTTAAATACAGAATTATTCATAGTAATATAGAGTTAAAagttctttcaaaataaaagaacctgTGTGGATTTTAACAAGAATCTGAAGAGGTTTTATTCTGTTGTACCATTACACtttcaataattaaaattaGTGTAATTTATGTTCATCTTGTTTAAAACGTTAATATAACTGTTGTCTTTACCAAGTATACTTTACAGAGGACTGAAGTGTTTATATTTGCtgccatttttcattttgtggaCAAACATTAAAAGTAGGTCAACTTCAATTAATGACAACTTAAAGTGAGAAAATATAAAGAagcattaatacattttaacttGTTATGGGTGTAAATATTATGTCTGTACACCCTACAAcctattttatatttagttttaagcttctttttttaagtgttcAATGATTTATTCCAAAGTATTGACCCAAAATATAGAAACCAGACTAATAATAACTGAATCTTTACTACATCACAGCCTCAGTGTGTCCAGACTATAACAAACATACTTGATGTCTCTCAGTACAATAAACCTGTTTATTAACTCAATCAACAACTGgaatattacaataaaaagtcagaaatcaaaacactttttttaaacatttatttgtgaAAGCAATGAATTTAGAATCTGAGCTTCTGGAAGAACCACTTGTTCTTGCCCGTCTTGTACCtgcaaacagaaagaaaacacaattagttcattttcctctaaaataaaaacacaaacagctgattttatataaagaaatgtaatgagtcaaggaaggaaagggaggaaggaggggaggaagatggaaaggaaaggaggaaaggagagagaggaaggcaggaaagtagggaggaaaggaaagaaggaaggaaagtagggaggaaggaaggaaagtagggaggaaaagaaggaaggaaagtagggaggaagggagagaggaaggcagggagggaggaaggaagggaggaaaggaaagaagggaagaaaggaaagggaggaaggaaggacagaaaaaaaagagaaagaaagagaaaaagaggacttaaggaaagaagggaggagggagggagaaaggaagggaggaaggacagagaaaagaaagaaggaaggaaggaacaaaggaaggaagggtcaaaacagacggggtcaatttgacccgggaggacgacaggaaggttaactgaATAAAAACCTGAGAACTGAGCTAATATCTCAATCTGCTGTCTGATAATAGTTAATAAAAAGGATTCTTCTAACAAATTAACCTGAAAATAACTTTCTACAGGCGACGCAACATCAccaaaaacatcttaaaagaCATTATTATAGTTTAGATATATATGTGCTGATTAACAAGAACTGTTACATTACATAGgagtcatttaaaaagaaagacatgatgGGACTGGACTCACCTCTCCTCAAACTTGACCTTGGCCTCCCGCCTGGCTTTGCGTTTGAGGGCTGGATCCCTGAAGACGTCCTTGTTGACAACAGTTTTGTCCAGAGGAATATCCACAGAGTAtctgagggaaggaaaaaaaaaaaaaaaaaaaaaagagtttaacaTCTTTACTCCTGCTGTATGAACAGGTCTGAACTTTGAGCCTGTTTAACATCTTGTATAATTAAAGATTTATAACTGGAGTGTTTTAACATGAAGCAGCTTCAACATTAGAAACCGAGGACTTCACATCAAATCTaatatgtttattgtttgtgtcTGATTTAGAAAAAGCATTACAGGCAGAATAAGCCGCAGTAGTGATGGGTGATATGGCTCTAATATCACATCACAGTATTTCAGGATATTACTGTGTTGATATTGATGATATGACGAAGGAAGGATTTCAGGTTCTCCTTGTAAAGAAACCAGCTGTTTCTGCTGAAGGTGGTTAAATAAATTAGTTGTATTGTCCcttttttgttagttttcttGCACTTCTTACATATTACAGTTTGATCATTTATCACCAAACAACCTCCACACTAATGACGTCTGTCTCCTTTTGGATTCTCCTATTTCCTCAATATTGTGAATACagcacaaacataaaacacacttaaCATAAAAGACACTTGTATTgctatattgtgtttttctagAGAGCTTCCCAGGTTATCTTGTGTCGAGCATGAGTACAAAGGACATCATATTCTCACAATGCACcaagaaaatacaacaaagcaccaaatgcaaattaaagctgcagtctgatACATAGAGGTAGAAAAATATTTAGCTTTCAGTCTATAAAATGAAGTGTGTCAAGTGTCAGTGTCAATATTCAAGAGTTATAATTTAAAAAGCTCCACTCAACGTTTAGTCTAATCTAATTAACCTACTAACAAACTCTCCATCAATTAAATATAACTATAAATGTGTCAAACTGAAACAGCTTCCTGCAGGTTGATTTTCAGGGATTTAAACATTAGTGCAGGAATGATTATATAACTGACATCTATAGACAGAAGAACCTCTTTAATAGTCATCTCTCCTGTTCAAGAAgtcttaaaatgtgtgtaaaagatCATCTGACAATCTGATAACACTACAGCCACATATTCAGTCACTAGTCTTAAACAAAGACAGTCTGGATTCACCATCGGTTGACATTAGCGCTACATGAGTTACTTTAATTCCAGCTGAAGCATCGACTAACGGGTGGAGCCGCCAGCAGCTTCAGCGTCAGCACTTCACCAAAAAGCTCAGTGAGAGgtttttactctgctgctgacGGCCTCAATGAAGCTACCAACGTTATTTAAAGCAGGGAAGTGCAAAACATTTAATACACTGAACAACATACTGTTGACTGGTGATGCTTCGCTTGTTAACTCATTAAAGTGAATAAATCTACATTTACCTGCAATATAGGTGCTGAATTAAGTGTTTCCTAATGctactttcctttttaaatatttcatccatGTTGCTGCTTTGCACCTACAAGCAAGGcctatttttaaattgtgtgtttttataaaggAGTTTGGTGTGAGTGTCATTAATCTAGGGGACGTTCAGCATCTTCAGCACCTTTAAAACCTATTTTTATATACTTGGGGACATTAATCATTAAAAGTTTGGCTGGGTGATTAATTACACTTCATTTCTGTGGTGTCACAAACTCAAATGTATTATTGCTttacataataaatactttaaatactttatttttggatagggacagtgcctattgatgaacatcgatattaaaacatctctgtaaatatgccagcttatagcaaagctgctaatttgcatccgtagtccctagtGAGTATCAtcgtcttaacccttacatacttgtttagggtcaaatttgacagctGATAACACCCAGAATATTCCTTGACCATGAAATTGACGTGACTTTTTCCTAAAAGTGTCTCAAATAAACCCCTCAGGTCCATAAAGTTGGTTTCTGTTATATTTCTTCTATGTCTtgggtaaaataggacatgatattgtgtttaTTCTCCAAAAATGAGcagtgtaaaacctaaaaaacacactctctgctctctttttaaacagatctgtggttcaaaatttggtagaaacactttttatgaggggttTCTTACTGTGaaggtgtagaatatgaacagtatgtgagagttAAATAAAAGCTGCTCTGCCTCCAACACTGTTCGacccacagcagcagcagcagatttaCTACATCGGGCTTCGTCATCAGTCTCCAGCTACAACACTCACCTGGTGGGCATCAGGTGGTTGTAGTTGAACACCTTGACGAAGGCCTTGATCTTGGACCTCTTGGCGATCTTCTTCTTGCCCATGGTTGTGGTCACCTTACGGGGGTAGCGGTCGATGCCTGCGACCAGAGCGTGGCTGTAAGGACGGTCGGTGGTGCCATCGTCAATGTTCTGCAAAGGAGACGATGGATTCAAATCAATTccctctttatttatatagagccaaAACATGACAAGTTATCTCAAGTTATTAGATAGTGTATTGGAGAAATAAATGCACTACagattaaaggacaagttcagtTTTTCCACATTGTTTACcctttatttgaacatttaaagaCCCCCCTTAAAGAGTTAGGTGCccaaaatcaacattgaaacaggttcttcctgctgtaatcattcctcctgttcatactggccattagaagatcccttcataatgcacttacaatgtaagtgacaGGAGATGAAATCCATAGTCATCCttgtgtgcaaaaatgtatttaaaagtttaaaagctaatatgaagcttcagccagccaaatgagtcaaatcaagtagatatgtttcaTTGTTAGTCTTTTAAAgccaaagtctctctttttgttactatacttccaccacagctcaacaaggaaacacaaagaggcaatttgatgctaaaaagactgtaaatgtggcagatatccacttgatatgactaactcagactgctgaagcctcatataagctacttttaaatgactgtgtggacacattgtgagttttggcctccatcacttacacttaAACCACATTTAAAGGggatattttaatgtttatagCTAGTAAGCCTTCATTCAGTGCTTATAACCTGACTGCTGTTTCAACCCATATTAAACACATTAACCCTGATAGTTAACTCCacatgttgagtgtgtgtgtgtgtgtatgtttctttttcctgtaCCTTGACGATGACAGCCTTGCGTCCGGCGTAGCGTCCAGCTAGGACCATCACCACCTTCCCAGGCTTCATGAATTTGCCCATTACTaccaaacagagaaaatgaaaatcacaATCAATTACAACGTTTCCGATACACAATCAATACTTTGAATGGGCCTAAACGACAGACAGGAACTTAAAATGAAGGAGTTTTCTAGTTGACACGTTAATGAGACCGATGCTGGTTGTAATTGAGTTAAAATGTGAGTTTAAACTACAGTGTGAAGTCTAAATACGCAGGATAAAGCAGCTATAACACGGTGGAGGAGCCATGTTGGATCCAGCGCTACGGAGACGAAGCGTCGCACTAAACGCTTAATCTCTACTTTAATCAAACACATAATCACGATAATAACACATTGATTTTGTCTAAAGGAGTGTTTGTTACAAGTCTGGTGGGATAAAAACTATAAATCGGTCGGATTCGAGCCGATGTTTGAAGATTTTTAGTAGGGATGTTTCACTCACTGATGCTGTTCTACGGCCGCCGCTAACAGGAAAGGAAGCCGAGAAGGTTTCTGTGAACTTTGACACGGCGAGAAACCTACGTCACTTCCgcttatagaaaaaaaaaaccgacctcattatttattttttagatattttttctttttcttttactcttttaaaaaactgaatcacgtatttatttttttggttgttggtgttcatttttaatatataatttttaaaaaacaacaacttagtTTAAAGCTACCTCACCTTGTCTGTTCTACACTACactgtcttttatgttttgtttcttattgttttgttttttactgttttatttatttattgtacggTGTCCTCGAGTGCCCAGAGAggtacattcaaataaaatgtattattattatttattaattaatttatttatatgtttattttttattattttttattttattttattataaaaataaaaacaaaatcctcCTGGAGACAATGGTATGTGTTGAAACAAGCCTGAAAATCAAAAACTATATCCAAATACTGTCTGGACTGTAAGTATAGTGTTTTCCCCCCTTATATTAAATATCTTGGTTAAACTTTTATATTCTTTGTTCTATTTATTGCCaagttagttttattttataacaatttaaatgtatgtatgttgtgCTTGTGTCTATCTACACACCTTGCCTACACTGTTTGTAGTCCTTGTGTTGGACTATTACagggactgcagatggaaaCTAGCCAATAGCTTTACTCTGGTGCAATGCATCTTTTCTCTTTGAGATTAATGGTtcctgacaaataaacaaataaataaatgttttattatttgttttgagGAGTTGGCTACAGCTGCATTTCGTGGTGCAACCCTGTGTTgtttaatgacaataaaactgaCCCGTGAACCTTGTTTAAGCATCAAACCCTCGACCCTGCCGGTGGTGCTGCCTTCCTGCTCAGTGAAGCCTGTATTTGTTGCTGTAGCTTTGACAGCAGGTGTAAAGCAACATTATTAAAGATTTCACCACTCGAGCTGCGTGCATAGGCCATGAActttattaacatattttcatgACGTGT encodes:
- the rpl27 gene encoding 60S ribosomal protein L27, which gives rise to MGKFMKPGKVVMVLAGRYAGRKAVIVKNIDDGTTDRPYSHALVAGIDRYPRKVTTTMGKKKIAKRSKIKAFVKVFNYNHLMPTRYSVDIPLDKTVVNKDVFRDPALKRKARREAKVKFEERYKTGKNKWFFQKLRF